The sequence GTGCAAAAACAGAAAGATTTAAATAGTATGTATTCAATACATAATGTATGGCAAACATAAAGTTTATTGGAAGAGAGAAGGAATTGAATAAGCTTGATGAGATTTCTAAAGATAACTTTTTCTTGATAGTTAAAGGCAGAAGAAGAATAGGCAAAACCTTATTATTAAGAAAATCATTTCCAAAGGCAATTTATATATTTATCTGGCCAGATAAGTCTATTGAGTGGATATTGGAACAGATATCTAATGAATACAAACTGCCGCAATTTAAGAATTTTGGCTCTCTTCTTGAGTATTTATTTGAGCAAGATAAAATGATTATAATCGATGAGTTTCAGAATTTTCTAAATGTGGATAAGTCTATTTATGGAGAGATACAAAAAGTCATTGATGAAAGAAAACAAAAAAAGAGCGTGTTTCAATTAGCTGTTGCCGGCTCAAGTTATTCTTTGATGAATAAAGTTTTTTATGATTCTGCCTCCCCTTTATATGGCCGAAAAACACACGAAATAGACCTAAGTAATCTGGATACCTGCAGTTTATTCAAAGAATTGGATATTTCTTTAGAAGAATTTATTGAATTTTGGTCTGTTTTCGAAGGAGTTCCCTATTATTATGAATTAATTGATTTAAAAAAAACAGCAAGAGATAATATCTTTAATTTAATTCTTTCGAGAGACTCCCAATTAAGGGAAGAAGGCAAGGCAATTCTTTCTGTAGAGTTTGGGAAAGATTCGAGAACATACAATACTGTTCTGGTTGCGATA comes from Candidatus Woesearchaeota archaeon and encodes:
- a CDS encoding ATP-binding protein — encoded protein: MANIKFIGREKELNKLDEISKDNFFLIVKGRRRIGKTLLLRKSFPKAIYIFIWPDKSIEWILEQISNEYKLPQFKNFGSLLEYLFEQDKMIIIDEFQNFLNVDKSIYGEIQKVIDERKQKKSVFQLAVAGSSYSLMNKVFYDSASPLYGRKTHEIDLSNLDTCSLFKELDISLEEFIEFWSVFEGVPYYYELIDLKKTARDNIFNLILSRDSQLREEGKAILSVEFGKDSRTYNTVLVAI